A region from the Phycodurus eques isolate BA_2022a chromosome 12, UOR_Pequ_1.1, whole genome shotgun sequence genome encodes:
- the LOC133411027 gene encoding zinc transporter 7-like, whose amino-acid sequence MYGNNQGNQYPQGYPNQPGGCPQYPSGGYPQYPPGGCPPQPCCTPCCESSHGHGHGHDHGHDHGHGHDHGHGHGHGNDHGHAHGHGHGHGHDHGHGHGHGGHCHGKHKHKHGHKHGKCHKKGKDCHGSSSSSCSSDSD is encoded by the exons ATGTACGGGAACAACCAAG GGAATCAGTACCCTCAGGGCTACCCCAACCAGCCTGGGGGATGCCCGCAATATCCTTCTGGAGGATACCCTCAGTATCCACCAGGTGGCTGTCCTCCTCAGCCCTGCTGCACACCTTGCTGTGAATCGAGTCATGGACATGGACATGGGCATGATCATGGGCATGATCATGGGCATGGGCATGATCATGGGCATGGGCATGGTCATGGGAATGATCATGGGCATGCTCATGGGCATGGCCATGGACATGGACATGATCATGGACACGGGCATGGTCATGGTGGTCATTGTCATGGCAAACACAAGCACAAGCATGGCCACAAGCATGGCAAGTGCCACAAGAAAGGAAAGGACTGCCATGGG tcGTCCAGCAGTTCCTGCAGCAGCGACTCTGACTAG